In Nitrospirota bacterium, the following are encoded in one genomic region:
- the secD gene encoding protein translocase subunit SecD, with the protein MKKNVRWRFILIGITALLSIIFFLPSTPVFQSMPEWWKKNMPNKGITLGLDLQGGLHLVFEVEGEKAVDVTAERIAASLKEILEKKGLKAEVKKDALGITISPANNEIKKAVEDNYPILTLIDSGGGRFLYRLSDKEINRIKDSSADQALETIRNRIDQFGVSEPTIHRQSTNEIVVQLPGVKEPKRAIEVIGKTALLEFKLLDDENPIAAQLPASVLPGDEEKLIREFGPKIPIEDEILFERVVNKETGRVTKRVYLVKKQTLMTGDLLTEARVNIDTRFNEPYVSISFNPAGAKLFEQITAANIKKRLAIILDGNVYSAPVIQDRISGGNAQITGTFSMDEAKDLAIVLRAGALPAPMKILQNVTVGPSLGRDSIDAGVKAGIIGAILVIAFMIFYYKLSGLIADFALVLNILLLLGAMASLNATLTMPGIAGVILAIGMAVDSNVLMFERMREEIRAGKTPRAAVDSGYDKAFLTIVDSHVTTLITAAVLFQFGTGPIKGFAVTLGLGVAINLFTALIGTKTVFDLINSRREVKKLSI; encoded by the coding sequence TTCGCTGGCGTTTTATCCTGATAGGAATAACAGCTCTTCTTTCGATAATTTTCTTTTTGCCTTCAACACCTGTGTTTCAGAGTATGCCGGAGTGGTGGAAAAAGAATATGCCGAACAAGGGCATAACCCTCGGCCTTGACCTTCAGGGAGGGCTCCATCTCGTCTTTGAGGTTGAAGGGGAAAAGGCTGTGGATGTTACCGCAGAGAGGATTGCAGCAAGCCTGAAAGAGATACTTGAGAAAAAAGGGCTTAAGGCAGAGGTAAAGAAGGACGCATTGGGCATTACAATCTCCCCTGCTAATAATGAGATAAAGAAAGCAGTTGAAGATAATTATCCAATCCTCACGCTAATTGATAGCGGAGGAGGCAGGTTTCTTTACAGGCTTTCAGATAAAGAAATCAACAGGATCAAGGACTCTTCAGCAGACCAGGCCCTTGAGACAATCCGAAACAGAATAGACCAGTTTGGTGTTTCTGAGCCCACAATTCACAGGCAAAGCACAAATGAGATAGTAGTTCAACTGCCTGGAGTTAAAGAGCCAAAAAGGGCTATCGAGGTAATAGGTAAGACCGCTCTTCTGGAGTTCAAACTCCTCGACGATGAAAACCCTATAGCAGCCCAGCTTCCTGCTTCTGTGCTTCCGGGAGATGAGGAGAAATTGATTAGAGAGTTTGGCCCGAAGATCCCGATAGAGGATGAGATCCTTTTTGAAAGGGTTGTTAACAAAGAAACAGGTAGAGTCACAAAGAGGGTTTATCTTGTAAAGAAACAAACCCTTATGACAGGCGACCTTTTGACAGAAGCGAGGGTAAATATCGATACGAGGTTTAATGAGCCTTATGTCTCGATTTCTTTTAATCCTGCCGGAGCTAAACTCTTTGAACAGATTACAGCAGCAAACATTAAGAAACGCCTTGCCATAATCCTTGATGGAAATGTCTATTCAGCTCCTGTAATACAGGACAGGATTTCCGGGGGTAATGCACAGATAACAGGCACCTTCAGCATGGATGAGGCTAAGGACCTTGCCATAGTGCTCAGGGCAGGAGCGCTTCCAGCACCCATGAAAATACTCCAGAACGTGACAGTAGGCCCCTCCCTCGGAAGAGACTCTATAGATGCAGGGGTAAAGGCGGGTATTATTGGAGCAATCCTTGTAATAGCATTTATGATTTTTTACTATAAGCTATCGGGACTCATTGCAGATTTTGCCCTTGTTCTTAATATCCTTCTTCTCCTCGGGGCAATGGCTTCGCTCAATGCAACCCTCACAATGCCAGGCATAGCAGGTGTAATCCTCGCAATAGGCATGGCTGTTGATTCCAATGTCCTTATGTTTGAAAGAATGAGGGAGGAGATAAGGGCAGGCAAGACCCCGCGAGCTGCAGTTGATTCAGGTTATGATAAGGCATTCCTGACAATTGTTGACTCCCATGTCACAACCCTCATTACTGCTGCTGTTCTTTTTCAGTTTGGCACTGGCCCTATAAAAGGTTTTGCTGTAACTTTAGGGCTTGGTGTTGCTATAAATCTCTTTACAGCCCTTATCGGCACAAAGACTGTATTCGACCTTATAAATTCCAGAAGAGAGGTAAAAAAGCTTAGCATATGA
- the secF gene encoding protein translocase subunit SecF, giving the protein MIELIRNTKIDFMGKRFYAFGLTGVISILGLIAVIQVARGTANLGIDFAGGTAVQVKFEKNVPLHDIRIALDEGGLSDFDLQDLPTENKILIRVKKGEETLGGFSEKIISILSQRFLNNKPVVDSTTEIGPKVGAKLRKDALLATIVAIIGILIYVGWRFQFRFGVGATIATFHDVLAVLGLFYIMGREINLILVSALLTIAGYSLTDTVVVFDRIRENLKLRQRESVEVVMNSSINEVLSRTIITSTTVLLTSIALFFFGGEVLHDFSLAMIMGVIIGTYSSIFVASPIVLIWGKRPFAKK; this is encoded by the coding sequence ATGATAGAGCTCATTAGAAATACAAAAATAGATTTTATGGGCAAACGGTTTTATGCCTTTGGGCTTACCGGAGTAATTTCAATCCTCGGACTTATTGCTGTTATTCAGGTGGCAAGGGGAACGGCAAATTTAGGGATTGACTTTGCCGGAGGCACAGCAGTACAGGTGAAGTTTGAAAAAAATGTGCCTTTACATGATATAAGGATCGCCCTCGATGAAGGAGGTCTGAGCGACTTTGACCTCCAGGATTTACCTACGGAAAATAAGATACTCATCAGGGTGAAGAAGGGTGAAGAGACACTCGGCGGTTTCTCTGAGAAAATAATCTCAATACTCTCACAGAGGTTTTTGAATAATAAACCTGTAGTAGATTCCACCACTGAGATAGGGCCAAAGGTCGGTGCAAAGTTAAGAAAAGATGCACTGCTCGCCACAATAGTTGCTATTATAGGCATCCTTATATATGTCGGGTGGAGATTCCAGTTCAGGTTTGGTGTTGGTGCAACCATTGCGACTTTTCACGATGTCCTTGCTGTGCTCGGATTATTCTATATCATGGGCAGGGAGATTAATCTCATCCTCGTCTCAGCCCTTCTCACGATTGCCGGTTATTCCCTCACAGATACAGTGGTTGTATTTGACAGGATAAGAGAAAACCTGAAGCTGAGGCAAAGGGAAAGCGTTGAAGTAGTTATGAATAGCAGTATTAATGAGGTCTTATCGAGGACAATAATAACCTCTACAACCGTCCTCCTCACATCAATAGCATTGTTTTTCTTTGGTGGCGAGGTACTACATGACTTCTCACTCGCCATGATAATGGGGGTTATTATTGGGACATATTCTTCCATATTTGTTGCAAGCCCCATTGTGCTTATATGGGGGAAAAGGCCCTTTGCAAAGAAATAA